In the genome of Thermoproteus tenax Kra 1, the window GCCGCCCTAAAAGGCCATACTTGTTTTATTTTAAGTTTGGGCACGTTATGCGCCTCTAGAGCGCTCGGAGTTCGTAAGGCTTTTAACGAAAGATCCCCCGATAGTTCTATGAAACTAAAATTGAAATATTTCTCAGCTCTGAGGGACATAACCGGGAAGGTCTCTGAGGAGTTGGAGGTCTCTGGCGATCTAACTCTAGGTGACTTAGTCAAGTGGTTTTTCGAGAAATATCCAAAAGCCCTCGCCTATAAAGATGATGTAATATTTCTAGTGAACGGTAGGAACGCCACAGAGAGCTACCTCTTGAGGGATGGAGATGAAGTGGCCGTAATGCCGCCTGTATCGGGGGGCGGACTGCTCAACGGTGAGGTCGATCTGAACAAAGAGGTGGAGGACATAATCAAGGGCACGGCCCCTAAGGGGGCCGGCGGCGTCGTTATATTTGTAGGATTCGTCAAAGGTAAGGTGGACGACGCTCAAGTCTCAGAGCTCGACTATGAAGCCTACGAGCCATACGCCAGCGAGAAGATAGCTGAGATAGAGAAATGGGCCAGGTCGATAGACGGCGTGTTGGACGTGCGGATCTATCACCGTGTGGGCTCGCTGAAGCCCGGCGATCATACAGTGTATGTCTTCGTTGCCGGCGTGAACAGAGAAATATCATTCAATGTGGCTAGACAAGCTCTGGAAAGAGTTAAACACGAGGTGCCCATATTTAAACTGGAGCGGAGAAGCGATGGCGAATACTGGGTAGTGGGGGACGGCCGGAGGATTAAAAGGAACTAGCTCTCCGATATCTCGAAGGGCGCTTGTTCAAAGTCTACGACGCCCTCAACCTCGCTCACGTAGCCGTTGCTTCTGACATCAACGGTGATAGTTATCACTAAACCGCGTTTTGTGACTATAGTAACTCTATCTTCGCCTAGATCGAAGTCCAACACAGAATCGCCTCCGGCCCTGATTATCTCGGCCACCCTCGACGCAAGGCTCCACTGAAATGTCAACGTCAGAGTAAGCTGACCTAAGGAGAGGTCCAGAGGGCCTCTTAGGGCCTTCGCGAGGAAGTCTGCGGCGCCCCTACTGACCGAGGGATCGCCGGACTCAATGGTGATGAGGACTCTGAGGGGCTTGGGCTTGGCCCTCTGCTCCGCGAGCACGTATGCTTGAGATAACGCCTATAAAAATCTGCCCTAAAAGACGCCATATCTTTTCAGATGCTCTTAGTGGTGCTTGCGTTGGGCTGAACTAAGTTGCTACAGAGCCAATAATATAAATGGAGATAGGGCTATCTGACGTGAGAGAGGCTTGGAGGAGGGTCAGAACCGTGGTTGAGGACAGCGATGTTGTACTGGAGGTGCTCGACGCGAGAGACCCCCTAGCCACGCGGAACATAGAGCTAGAGAGATTGGTTGCCTCGTTGGGCAAACGTTTTATCGTAGCTATCAATAAGGCCGACTTAGTGCCCCTCGATGTGGGCCTCAAGTGGAAGGAGTGGTTTGAGGCCCAAGGTCTACCCGCTGTGGTTTTCAGCGCGAAAATGAGGTTGGGCACCAGGAAGCTTATGGCGAAGATAAAGAGTGTGGCTCCCTCAGTCCCCGTTAGAGTGGCCGTGGTGGGCTATCCTAACGTGGGCAAGTCCACCGTTATAAATTACCTCAAGGGGAGGCACGTTGCACCGACCAGCCCGAGGCCTGGCTTTACGAGGGGGGAACAAATAGTTAGAGCCAAGACTTGGCTTATAGTTGTGGATACACCCGGCGTATTGACGTCCGAGGAGGGGGACGATGCGGCTTTGGCCGTCATTAGAGGGGCTGTGGACCCCGCTAGAATAGACGATGCTGTGCCATATGCCATAGCCCTAATAAATAGAGTGCTCTCCTTCAATCCCCGCGCATTGGAGCACTATGGGTACTCCGGAGCCTCGGCCGAGGAGGCGCTTGAGCATATAGGAAGAAGGTATGGGAGGTTGATGAGGGGCGGGAGAGTTAATATAGAGGAAGCCGCCAGAATAGTGTTGAGAGACTGGATAGAGGGAAAGATCACGTACTACTACCTTCCCGATAGCGTGGGCACCTACTCAGCTCCTCCTTGAGGTCTCTCTCATAGATCTCTCCCCTCGGGCTCCTCTCTTTGAATAGCTGCGCCTCAAATACATAGATCTTTGTCCTATCATCGAGCCAACAGTCTGCGTGCAACCACGCCTTAAGACAGCTGTGGCTTAGGAATTCCTCAGTCGTCCAACACTCCTCAACGGGCACTTGTGGAAGCAGCAGGCCTGAATAAAAACCCCTCTTTACCACTAAGCCGTGTGTGCCCACCTCCACGTTGGTGAGGTACTCCTTAGGCTTGACGTTCAACAAACGCAATGGGCTCAGTACCGAGACCTCGAACACCACAGAGTCAACCTCATCTAGGGTCATAGCGGGGAACCGGGGGTCTTGGCAACACGCAGCTAGAGCGCTGTAGAGCGTTGCATACGCGACGTTCCTATACCCCTCGGGGTAGCCTATACACCCTCTTAACTCTAGTCTCTCCCCAGTCACTTTCTCTATAGTCGTAAAAACACCGTAGTTGTCCTCCAGAAGCCTCGGAGGGGTATCGGGCGGCGGCTCTATTATCCTCCCGCTCCTTAGATACTCCTCCACCGCTCTTCTGGCCAACTTGACAAGGAAAGCGCCCTCCTCCAATGAATAGGGCTTGAACACGAAATTACTGTGGAACTCTTATAAACACTTTTCTGCACCTCGTTTGTGCCCCGTTGCACCGTCTGTGGCCGCGACGTCAATTTGGCCAATGTAGCATACATCAGAGGCAGTATATTTGTATGCGATGAGTGTTTCCCTCAGTACTACGTGAGGGAGGTGTGTAGAGTCACGCAGAGGAGGATAAGAGGCGAGAGTCCGCTGGCATGTCTCTACTGCAAATATAAGAGCGTTTGCGATGAGCATATAGCTAACCTGTCCAGAGCTCTCAAGAGCCTACCTAAGCCCTAACGGCGACGTAGGAGCGCAAGGAAAAAGCCAGGCGCATCGAAGTGTGTAGGCATAGATCTCCTGCAGAGGGGGCACGCCCCCCATCCGTGGACTGATCTTGGCGGATCAATATCCAAGACCTCAAGCCCCAGTTCTCTGGTCGCCCACGTTATATTCTCCTCGTTCTCTTGATATGTCAGAGTGCAAGTTGAATAGATGATATACCTGGCAATGCGAGAGGCGACGGACAAAAACTGCCTCTGATATCTGGCCAGAGTTTCAACGTCAATCATAGTGACTGTGTGGCCGAGCTTGGGCCTCACGCCAAGATCTGTACAGGGCGGATCCACTAGGGCTATCTCGGCCTTGAGACGGGGGAAGTCTCTGTCGAGGTAGCGGCTGTCGTGTTCCAGTAGATCGATCAACGAGGTAAGCCCGAGCCGCTCGGCGTTCTCTCTTATTTTGTCCACCTTAGGCCTCGATCTATCCACTGCGATTACTCTTATCCCGTATTGTGCCAAATGTGTAGTCTTTCCCCCCGGCGATGAGTTCAAATCGATCGCAGTGCTTGCGCCGAGGGCCCGCGCTATGAGGCCCACCCACATGGCTGGATAGCTTTGATCGTAGAAATAGCCTAGCCTATATTCATCCAGCTCTCTCAGTTTCGGCGCCTTGTACACGCTCACCAGAGTCCTCACGGCTAGTCCACGTCTAGTTTTGAGCATGGCGTCGCCGTCCATCTCCGCAATACCGTAGGCCACGAGCTGGCCATCTGGGGAGACCACATTGACCTCATCGCCTGCCTTGACGCTCGGGGCCTTGAGGACTCCAGGCGCGTAGAGGTCCGCGCCCATATATACGCTCTCCGCAGCTCTCTTCTCGGCGACAACGCGCCGCCTTACCTCGGGTACTTTGAAGGGGCCTTGCACAGGGATCCACAGAGCCTCGCCGATATGTTCGTCACGTCTCACCTCTATATTCCTCGATAGAGCTGAGAGCAGAGCCTCCGGAGTGATCTTAGAGGTGTTGACTCTGATATAGTATCTTGAGGGGGGCCTTTTTGCGAGCTCGAACAACGCCTCGAGTTCCCTCTCCGATAGAAACTCCAAAAGATGTTTATACAATAAATAATCTAAGCGAATTCCATTAAAATCTATAAAATCCATTTAGGATTTCTTTACTATTTGAACAAGAACTTCTTTTGCTTTTACTGTAGGATTTGACCTAACGATACGCCAGAGTTCTGATCTCTCGTCTAAGACGTATCGGTAGCTCTTGTTCTTGCCGAGACCCTCAGTGCTCGCCTTGAGCAAGTTCTGGTCGGATAACTTCTTCAACAGCCTGGCTGCTCTGAGGATGACCTTGTGATCGGAGCCGAGGCCTATCATTTTGGCCAGCGATGCCGCCTTGACGCTGACCACGCGACCCTTGGAACTTTTAATAAGCGAGATTAATGCCTCAACCAAACGCCTCTCTACGTCTTCCAAATTCATATGGGCGCCTCCTCGTGGATTTTTAAGTTTTCACTTTATATATGTCCAAAATTAATTACAGAAGTTCAGTTAAAAACTTTTTCTATTTAAAGACAGATTTGTTTTCGGCATCTAGCTATTATCTAGATGATAGAATACGTCGAATGTTTCTATCCAATGGCTGAGTTATCACGCCCCTCTCTGTTATTATCGCCGTTATATATTTAGGCGGCGTTTCGTCGAAGACGGGGTTATAGACGTCTATGTCGGGCATAGTGACGTAGACCTTACCTTGGGAGGTTCTTACAGTCCTCACCTCATCTGGATCGCGCTCTTCTATCTTTACTTCCTCTGGCTTGTGTTCAAAATCGAACGTGCTCATGGGCGCAGCCACGTAGAACGGTACGCCGAACTCATGCGACAAGACGGCCTCGTTGAGCGTTCCTATCTTGTTGTAGACAGTGCCGTCGGCCAGAATTCTATCGGCGCCCACTATAACTAGGTTCACTAGTCTCCGTCTCAACACGAGACCCACCGCAGTGTCTGCTATCACCTTGACCTTCACTCCGTTCTCCTTGAGCTCGTAGGCTGTGAGCCTAGCCCCTTGTTGCCAAGGCCGCGTCTCAGGCACGTATACTCCGATGTCAAGGCCAAGATGTTTAGCCACATATATAGGCGCCGTGGCTGTTCCCAGAGCGCCAGTAGCCAAACTGCCTGCGTTGCACTGAGTCAAAATCCAGTCCCCAGATTGTATCAGTTGCACGCCGTAGACGCCCATCCTTACCTCTGCGTCAAACTCCTCCTCGAAAACTCTGTCGGCCTCCCTTATCAACTCCTCCCTTAGTTCGCCCACCTTTCTAACGTGGCCCTCCTGGACTAGCTGTCTGGCTTTCGTCAACATCCTGTTCAGAGCCCAGAACAGGTTCTGTGCTGTCGGCCTAGTCTTGGCCAACTTATCTTTGGCTGCCTCAAGAGCCTTCATGGCGTCCTCAAGATTATCATACTGCCTTCCACTAACGCGAGGGCCATGCCGTAGGCGGGCGTTATGCCTATGGCTGGAGCGCCTCTCACAGCCATGCTCTTTATAGCGTCAGCGACTCCGTCCACAGTCTTGAGCTCTAGGTACTTGGTCTCAAAAGGCAACAGCCTCTGATCCAACAACACTAGCCTATCGCCGTTCCATCTCACGACGGTGAGCTTTGGCCTATAGCTGGACTTGACCTCCTCGATCAATTTCTCCAAGTTCATATGCCGAAGTTTTCTGTCGTATATAACGTCTATTCGACCTTCCGGCCAAACGCTCGATCAAGGAGGGCGGCAGTGGTCCCTCAGCGCTTTCCTTATAATGGCGAGGTTTCTATATGTCTCGTAGTTGGCCGGCATCCGCCGAGATAGCCTCTGCAACACTTGGTCGCAGTTTTCCACTTTGGAGCAGAAGCACTGATAGTCCGGACACTCGGACAACGCCTCGGCAACTCTGTCGTCCATCTCCATCAAGGCCGCCACGAGATAGGCCAGCGATCTCGCAAAAGCCAGAGACATGGCGTTGACCAGTTCATCGATAGATAGAAAGACGTAGTCCGGCAATGTTATAACGGCCACCTCCAGCTCGTCGGCCAGCCTTTTGGCAGACTCGTCGGCATAGCCTCTGCTTATAATGAGCGGTTTTGCTCCTACTAGCTTGGCGTTTATATATGCCTGTCTTATGCCCGAGACGTCGACTTTGCCCGCCTTTATCTCAACTGCGTATAGGTTCTTCTGAGAGTCCTCAGCCAACACGTCTATCTCGCCGAGCTCTACTCCATCCTTTATCACTTTATAGCGGTGCGCAAGGGGCGTGAGGCCTAGAGATGGGAGAAGGTCTAGCACGAACGTCTCGAATTTAACGCCCATAGACGAATCTTTAATTGAGCCCAACGCCCTTAATAATTATTACCCGGTCGGAGAAATATCGTGCTACCTTTGGAGCTCTTGAGCGAGCTGGTCCTCCAACCTCTAAAAGGGCTACTCGCACACGAGCTAGCAGCCCGCGGTTACTCCCAAGGACGCATCGGGCATATACTCGGCGTTTCACAACCTGCGGTGAGCGCATACCTCAAGGTAGACAGAGAGAGCTACATGGCGCGGTTGGCCGAGGCCGGTATAATGAGAGACGAGGTTGAGAGAGTGCTAAAGGTCGTGGCCACTGCGGTCGAGCAGGGGAACTACTCAGATGCCGTTGAATACATAAATAACTTTGCGCTTTCTCTTCTGTCCTCGTTAAGGCTCTGCGAGGCTCACAGATCGGTCGCGCCCTACCTTAAAGGTTGCGATGTATGTAAAAATATATCTATATTTAATGAGGTAAAAAATAGAATAAATATTGCATTTAATATAATTAAAAATAATAGTAATACTATTTATCTTGTTCCCGAGGTTTTCATGAATATTGTCGAATTGAGCGATGAGGGGCCCATAGGATATCCCGGCAGGATCATAGTAGCTGGAGGGGCCCTCGTCAAGGTCGCTGAGCCACAACTGTGGGGATCTAGGTTCTTGGGCAAATTGATTATAGAAGTAAACAAAATTCATAAAAATATAAAATCAGTAATAAATATTAAAAATAATGATAAAATATTAAATTGTATTAATAAGAATTTTAAGTATACTATAGTGGGTCCGAGCAATTCGGAAGAGGAGACCATTGCCAATATTGTGTCGGCCATGAGGGAGTCCTACTACGACGTAGTTGTGGATAAGGGAGGTGTCAGCATAGAAAGCAATGCCTACGTCTTTGGCTATGATGCGCCCGATGTTGCCTCAAAAATAGTAAAAATTGCTCAATGTATTACTTATAATTGACGTTATTTATCTCTATATTTTTATTTAGTTATATATTAATAAAATATTTTTCTTTAATATCGAGGTCAGGGGATAAGCTTTTTAACTGTTTGACTGGCACGCGTCGTGACCGTTACTTACTCTTACGAGGCTCTGCCGGTAGCTGAGTGGTTCAGAAGGAATAGAGAGATAGCAGGTTTCCAGAATCCTGCAAGGGCGATGTACCAGACGGTCAGAGAGCTCGTTGAGAACAGTCTGGACGCCACAGAGCCCTACGGCATACTGCCCAATATAATTGTAAGAATAAGCGCAGTCGATGAAACGCGCGGCTGGTTCTCGATATACGTAGAGGACAACGGCGTGGGAATACCGGGGAACGAAATACCCAATGTCTTCGGCAGAGTGTTCTACAGTTCTAAATATAAGATAAAACAACACAGAGGAGTCTTCGGTCTGGGCCTGAAGATGGTCGTGCTCTATGCGCAAAGCACCACTAATAGGCCTATAGCCGTGAGATCCGCCTCAGTGCGCTCGGACAAAATATACGAGTACAAGCTGATGATAGACACCACTAAGAATGAGCCGATCATAGTGGATGTGAGAGAGTTTGAAAACAAGTACAAATGGCACGGTACAGCTGTCAAGGTAACTATAGAGGGCAATTGGCTGAACTCTAAGAAGAGGATAGAGGAGTATCTAAAGAGGACGGCGATAATTTCTCCATATTCCGAAATATACTTCAGCGGCCCCGATATGGAGCTTGCACTAAAGCGGAGGACTACGAAGATGCCGCCTCCGCCCAAGGAGGGCCTCCCTCACCCTAAGAGTGTAGATGTTGATACTGTAAAACAGATGATAGCAGATAACAGAGGCGCCACGCTCATCGAGCTGCTTATGAACAACTTCGATAGAGTTGGCGAGGGTCTCGCCAAGGCCTTCCTGGAGTGGGCCGGCTTGAGCCCCACTAGAAAGGCGGGCGGGCTCACTCAAGAGGAGATAGTGCATTTGGTGGAGAAAATGAAGACATATGACGGCTGGCTCCGCCCCAGAGCCGACTGGCTCTCGCCAGCGGGGCCCGAGCTGTTGGAGGTCGGAGCTAAATCGATTCTGGGCGCCGAGGCGGTCTTTGCGGTGACCAGGAAGCCGAGTAGCTACTCAGGTCATCCGTTCATAGTCGAGGCGGCGATAGCGTGGGGCGGACAGATCCCTCTAGTGGACAAGCCTATTCTATTGAGATATGCTAACTAGATACCTCTATTATACGACGAGGGCGCCGACGTTGCGAGAAAGGTCGTTGATGAGTTCAACTGGCAGAACTACAAAGTCAAGTTGCCTGCCCAATTGGCCGTCATCATACACATATGCTCCACTAAGGTGCCCTACGCCTCAGCAGGCAAGGAGGCCATAGCCGAGATACCCGAGATCGAGGAGGAGATGAAGTTGGCGCTTAGGGATGCCGCAAGGAAGCTTAGGCTTTACCTCTCAAGAAAGGAGCGCGAGCTTGAGCTGTTAAACAAGTACGTCTCCTTGGCTAAATACGTCGATGAGATAGCCGTCTCTCTGTCGGCTATAACCAACGTAGAGAGGAGCAAGATAGCGGCCTCCCTCTACAAGCTGATAGAAAACAAACTGGGCACAACGGCGGAGGAAATAGCGAAATACGTTGCATCAATAGCGGGCAATAAGGAGTGACAATGTCGCGTAAGGAGGTTCTCGAGAGGCTTGAGAGGTGGGCAGGCGGGATCGCCAAGACGATAGTGGAACTGAAGGAGCCCGTATTGGAAATACCGTCGAGGACTTTATCCAACACAATATGGGACGAGAAAAACAAGATACTTCGCCTAGGACCTGAGAAGCTCAAGCGCAGATTCTTGGACGTGAAAGAGTCGAGGAGGTTTATGCAGACCATGCTCATGCTCAAACTGATTGTGGAGGCCATAAGAGCCGATGTCTATCCGACGATACGCGATCTCTATTATAACGGCAAACACACAATAATATACAAGGACTTCTTGGGCAGAGAGCACAAGGAGAACACGTGGGATGAGCAGGCGGAGTCCAACGGAGTGATAGAGGACATAGAGGTGGCCGCCAACATCCTGAGGGAGGAGATGGGAGTAAGCGCCGACGTAAAGGGCAAGGTGGTTGGCCCAATCGTCGTAAGATCGCAAGGCTATGAGCTAGACGCATCCAAGTTCGGAGAGACCGCTCTTAGCCTTCCAGTGAACGTCGACGCCCTCGAGATAGTGAAGGTGGAGGCCTCCTATGTCCTTGTCATAGAGAAGGACGCAATATTCCAACGCTTGGTTAGAGAGAAGTTCTGGTCTCAAGAGAACGCCATATTGATAACCGCCAAGGGGATGCCCGACAGAGCGACAAGGCGTTTCGTCAGAAGGCTCAATGAGGAATACAAACTGCCAGTATACGTATTGACCGACGGCGATCCCTATGGAATCTATATATATTCAGTTTATAAGAGCGGCTCCATTAAACTGAGCTACGAAAGCGAGAGGTTGGCGACGCCCAGGGCCAAGTTCCTCGGGGTGGCTCCTCTCGATATAGAGCGCTACAAAATACCCGACCAGTTTGTGATCAGAGCAACTGAGAGGGACATAAAGAGGGCCCAAGAGCTCTTGAAATATCCTTGGTTCCAAAACGAGATCTGGAAGAAGGAGCTCGACTACTTCCTAAAGACTAAGAAGAAAGTGGAGATAGAGGCTCTGTCGGCGCATGGATTGAAATATCTACATGATTATATTAAAGATAAAATAAGAAATAACAAATTTATAGATTAATTATATTTTTATTACACTATAATTGTTATATCTTAATATACAACTTGTATATACTCAAAGGGGCTATGTATATGCAATAAATAGTTATATATAGGGTTATAGGTAGAGGCATGGAGGGCGAGGTCCGCAAGGTTCAGCTCACTGGAGGGGCCACTCTCATAGTGAGTCTTCCTAAAGAGTGGGCCCGGAGGATCAACCTATCTCCTGGCGATGAAGTTCTCGTCGTTCCTCAGCCCGACAACACACTCGTGCTAATACCGCGTAAGCTCGGCTCGCGGTCATCGTTCACTGTAGAACTGAGCGTCGATGAAAAGATGAGCACTGAGGAGCTCGAGAAGATCTTTATGTCCGTCTATATCGCCGGCGCTGAGGTTATAACTGTGAAGTTTTCCCCTAAGACGGCTCAATTCAGAAAGTTCTTGAAGGACTTCGTCCGAAGGAGGGTCATTGACATGGAGATCACCGAGGAGTCCAGCGATAGATTAGTGATACAGGCCATGATAGCCACAACGGAGCTTGCCGTCAACGACATAACAACCAAGATGCTCAAACTTGCTGACAATATGCTCCTCGACTTAATAAAGGGCCTAGAGACCGATAATATTGATCTATTGAAAGACGTAGCCGAAAGAGACGATGAGGTAGATAGGCTCTACTGGCTGATGGAGCGACAGCTGAAGAGGGCTGCTATGTCCCGCTATATAATGTTGGAGCTGAAGGTTGAAGATCCGCGCGATTTAGTTGAATATACTATTATTGCTAAATCTATTGAGAGGATCGCAGACCATATATGTAAAATATCGTATATAAACCAGGAGGAAAAAATAGACTTGAGAGTAGTCAAGCCCATATTAGAGAGAGCTGTAGGATATATGGGGTCCGTATTGGAGCTATTGAGCGGAGGCTTCGATGATATAAGGATAGCTACACTATACAAGGAGCTGACTAACTGGACTTTGAAGATCAGAAAAGAGGTGGACTTCTCAGATCCTGCCACATCGTTGGCCAGAGACAGTGCGGTGAGGATCAACGAGTACATAAGCGATATCTTGGAGTCCCTGCTACATATAAAATTCAAGAGCTTCCAAAAGTTCGGAGGCGGTGCGCCTCAACTGCAATAGAAATAATGTCTTCGAAAAAGTAGTGCTCGACCTCCTTGATAATTATAGTGCCCAGGGTTTTCGCAGCTTCTTCAATTAGATCCGCCCTGCCCAGGCTACTGTATGTGAGCACCAGGAGCTCCGGCCGGTGTGCGAAGCTCCATCTCAATATCTTATTGATCAATCCATAGTCGTATATAGCGAGGGCCTCCCAGTCTGAGGGGGGCTCCTCCGGGGGGAGATATGGGGGATTGCTCACCACTAGATCCGCTCTATCTATAGACGATAGCCCGTCGGCGCACAGCGCGTCGTAGTTCTTACACAGTAGACAAGATCTGGGGTTCAGATCTATTGATACAATTCTCTTGCACAGCCTCTCCATATATTGCGAAAGAATGCAAGAACCAGCGCCTACGTCGACACAGATGTTGAAAGACCTATTTATCTTAGATAATACTTTTAATGTTAAAAAACTATCTTCTCTCGGACTATATATAAACATGAAAGAATAAATAAGCGAGAATTGGCAAAACAAACATAAACGAGAGATAGAACAAGAGAGATGTCTCATATCTCGATCCTAGATCGTACGAGGTAATAACCGATAGAGTTCCGCAGGATAATACTAACAAAATAAATTTTAATGCATAGTTAATATTATAATTTCCAATAATTTGATAAAAGCTGGGATATATTAAAATAGGAAATAATCCAATTATTATATGAGTTATTTTTATCCTCCTCCTCGATATTAAGTATATTGAAATCAATATTCCAATAAATGATATCATTGAAACCAATACAATTTCAATAATATTTTCAAAGATATTTGTATATATTACTCCTAATAAAGTTAACTTTGAATTGAGTATAGACGCGGCCCACAGCAGCGGCAGAAGCGCTGATAATAGGTCGGCATAAGGCGAAAAAAGCATGGGAACCACTATCGGCCTTAGACCTAGGACCTCCAAGATTGAGAGGCTCCTCAGAGGCCCTATTGATGACAATAGAGAGGCCACCTTGGCGCCTTGATCCGTCAGCTCTACCAGATTGCCGTCTCTCCTAATGAGCCCCAAGGTCTCCAGCGCCGATATGTCCATGAGCAACGCCGAGGGTGAGACGCCGAGGATGTCTCTTAACTTGTTTAAACTAGTCACGCCTTTTTTATATAAAGTTAGCAAGATCCTCCGCCGCTCGCCATAGGCTACCTTGTATATTATATCTTCCACACTGGCCTAAAAGCACATAGATTTTAAGGGCTCACGGCGAGGAAAGGAACTGGAGGGCTGGAGTAATATTTAAAAAGCGTTAGAAGCATGGCGGTTTATGGCGACAACAGAACAGACAATACTGGTGGGCAAAAAACCCACAACGAACTACATAATCGCAACAGTGATGGCGTTCAACGCAGGTACCAAGAGGGTGATACTGAAGGCCAGAGGCGCCGCAATCTCGAAGGCGGTTGCTGCCGCAGTGATGGTGCGCGACAGATTCCTCCCGGGCAAGGTCAACATTAAAGAGATAAAGGCGCTAAGCGACAAAGTCCAAGGCCAAGGCGGAAGGGAGCGCACGGTCGCCGCCGTTGAGGTAGTTCTCGAAATGGCGTAATTTTTTGCCTAGGAGTTCTGGCGGGCCGTTGCATCTCGGCGCCCGCCGCTTGCTCTTGTGTTTTAGAAAAGTTTATTATGTCGGTCTCTCATGAGGACGATGGCCTTGATTAAGGGCGTCGTAGTGAGCAAGCAGCTAGTGGCCGATCCCACCGGCACTCGCTACATCAAAATAGATGTGGTTGAGGAAAAGGAAATTCCAGGCCCCTTGATAATGTCGGCGCCGGATGAGCAAGCCGCCCAAATGGCCAGAGAGCTCATGCCATTGGTGAGCCAGATCGTGAAGTCCTTGCCTTTCTCTTTGAACAAGATCGCAGTGCCGCGCTTGACCATATGGTTGACAGACGATGAGGCTGAGTCTTTAGGTGAGATCGATGTAGGAGACTCCGTCGAGATAGAGATAGATCAAGGAACGATAAGAATAAGACCTGTCTGATAACATTCGACGTGACAGAGTTCAGCGATGCCTA includes:
- a CDS encoding DNA topoisomerase IV subunit A produces the protein MSRKEVLERLERWAGGIAKTIVELKEPVLEIPSRTLSNTIWDEKNKILRLGPEKLKRRFLDVKESRRFMQTMLMLKLIVEAIRADVYPTIRDLYYNGKHTIIYKDFLGREHKENTWDEQAESNGVIEDIEVAANILREEMGVSADVKGKVVGPIVVRSQGYELDASKFGETALSLPVNVDALEIVKVEASYVLVIEKDAIFQRLVREKFWSQENAILITAKGMPDRATRRFVRRLNEEYKLPVYVLTDGDPYGIYIYSVYKSGSIKLSYESERLATPRAKFLGVAPLDIERYKIPDQFVIRATERDIKRAQELLKYPWFQNEIWKKELDYFLKTKKKVEIEALSAHGLKYLHDYIKDKIRNNKFID
- a CDS encoding GTPase, with protein sequence MEIGLSDVREAWRRVRTVVEDSDVVLEVLDARDPLATRNIELERLVASLGKRFIVAINKADLVPLDVGLKWKEWFEAQGLPAVVFSAKMRLGTRKLMAKIKSVAPSVPVRVAVVGYPNVGKSTVINYLKGRHVAPTSPRPGFTRGEQIVRAKTWLIVVDTPGVLTSEEGDDAALAVIRGAVDPARIDDAVPYAIALINRVLSFNPRALEHYGYSGASAEEALEHIGRRYGRLMRGGRVNIEEAARIVLRDWIEGKITYYYLPDSVGTYSAPP
- a CDS encoding endonuclease, whose amino-acid sequence is MGVKFETFVLDLLPSLGLTPLAHRYKVIKDGVELGEIDVLAEDSQKNLYAVEIKAGKVDVSGIRQAYINAKLVGAKPLIISRGYADESAKRLADELEVAVITLPDYVFLSIDELVNAMSLAFARSLAYLVAALMEMDDRVAEALSECPDYQCFCSKVENCDQVLQRLSRRMPANYETYRNLAIIRKALRDHCRPP
- a CDS encoding TIGR00296 family protein → MFKPYSLEEGAFLVKLARRAVEEYLRSGRIIEPPPDTPPRLLEDNYGVFTTIEKVTGERLELRGCIGYPEGYRNVAYATLYSALAACCQDPRFPAMTLDEVDSVVFEVSVLSPLRLLNVKPKEYLTNVEVGTHGLVVKRGFYSGLLLPQVPVEECWTTEEFLSHSCLKAWLHADCWLDDRTKIYVFEAQLFKERSPRGEIYERDLKEELSRCPRYREGSST
- a CDS encoding translation initiation factor aIF-2B, alpha-1 subunit, producing the protein MNLEKLIEEVKSSYRPKLTVVRWNGDRLVLLDQRLLPFETKYLELKTVDGVADAIKSMAVRGAPAIGITPAYGMALALVEGSMIILRTP
- a CDS encoding RsmB/NOP family class I SAM-dependent RNA methyltransferase codes for the protein MDFIDFNGIRLDYLLYKHLLEFLSERELEALFELAKRPPSRYYIRVNTSKITPEALLSALSRNIEVRRDEHIGEALWIPVQGPFKVPEVRRRVVAEKRAAESVYMGADLYAPGVLKAPSVKAGDEVNVVSPDGQLVAYGIAEMDGDAMLKTRRGLAVRTLVSVYKAPKLRELDEYRLGYFYDQSYPAMWVGLIARALGASTAIDLNSSPGGKTTHLAQYGIRVIAVDRSRPKVDKIRENAERLGLTSLIDLLEHDSRYLDRDFPRLKAEIALVDPPCTDLGVRPKLGHTVTMIDVETLARYQRQFLSVASRIARYIIYSTCTLTYQENEENITWATRELGLEVLDIDPPRSVHGWGACPLCRRSMPTHFDAPGFFLALLRRR
- the mtnA gene encoding S-methyl-5-thioribose-1-phosphate isomerase is translated as MKALEAAKDKLAKTRPTAQNLFWALNRMLTKARQLVQEGHVRKVGELREELIREADRVFEEEFDAEVRMGVYGVQLIQSGDWILTQCNAGSLATGALGTATAPIYVAKHLGLDIGVYVPETRPWQQGARLTAYELKENGVKVKVIADTAVGLVLRRRLVNLVIVGADRILADGTVYNKIGTLNEAVLSHEFGVPFYVAAPMSTFDFEHKPEEVKIEERDPDEVRTVRTSQGKVYVTMPDIDVYNPVFDETPPKYITAIITERGVITQPLDRNIRRILSSR
- a CDS encoding thiamine-phosphate synthase family protein; amino-acid sequence: MLPLELLSELVLQPLKGLLAHELAARGYSQGRIGHILGVSQPAVSAYLKVDRESYMARLAEAGIMRDEVERVLKVVATAVEQGNYSDAVEYINNFALSLLSSLRLCEAHRSVAPYLKGCDVCKNISIFNEVKNRINIAFNIIKNNSNTIYLVPEVFMNIVELSDEGPIGYPGRIIVAGGALVKVAEPQLWGSRFLGKLIIEVNKIHKNIKSVINIKNNDKILNCINKNFKYTIVGPSNSEEETIANIVSAMRESYYDVVVDKGGVSIESNAYVFGYDAPDVASKIVKIAQCITYN
- a CDS encoding molybdenum cofactor biosynthesis protein — its product is MKLKLKYFSALRDITGKVSEELEVSGDLTLGDLVKWFFEKYPKALAYKDDVIFLVNGRNATESYLLRDGDEVAVMPPVSGGGLLNGEVDLNKEVEDIIKGTAPKGAGGVVIFVGFVKGKVDDAQVSELDYEAYEPYASEKIAEIEKWARSIDGVLDVRIYHRVGSLKPGDHTVYVFVAGVNREISFNVARQALERVKHEVPIFKLERRSDGEYWVVGDGRRIKRN